A stretch of DNA from Dioscorea cayenensis subsp. rotundata cultivar TDr96_F1 chromosome 4, TDr96_F1_v2_PseudoChromosome.rev07_lg8_w22 25.fasta, whole genome shotgun sequence:
tatatattttaaaaataatcaagtatAATATGCAACTTACTAactttaaagaataaataaaaattgtacaaagctttattcaatttatttcaaaatatattgagAAAATGAACTTTGCCtccataaattaattaatgtcaTCCTTTAGGACCTTTACTCTCCAATTTGATTTGCATGGGAAAAATGAggcaaaaaatttgaaatttggaaTTTGAACTTTGGTGGGtgggaaaaatatttaaattatattttgattatatatatatagatatatattttacaaatacCTAACAAGTGCCACATATATTACATGGGAGTAAGTTCAATAAACACTAAAATCACTTTTATCTAAGAGACTAGTACCAATAAATAAAAgactttaatattaatttataactattttttattaaaaaaaataaaatttttaaaaaaattatatctatgatatttcataaattttgaaatatttttatgtagttTATTAGAGAATGATCTCATCCCATGCATAAAATGTTAATCCTACCTAAGAGATAGATTCGATTTCTAATGGATATAAATGTTTCTACAACTTAGTTATTGGTGTGTGCCATTATCACGTGTCTTGTCCAcgcttgtcaaaaaaaaaatatcatcgaCCGCCTCGTCCATTTAAGAGGAAACTTGGAGACGAAGTTCCCAAAGCTCTCAAATTCTCGTAATATATATAGAACGAATTTTCTTCTATCATTTCCTCGATCCCTCCAAGAAGCCATGAGAGCTTCGCATCCTTGAATCCATGGCGGCCAAGGGGGGATCCGATTGGTGGTCCAAGACGATGAACAAGGCGTACCACTGGCCGTTCAAGCTATTCTTCTCCGCCGCGCCGTGGCGATCCATCAACATCCAATTCTCCATCTTTGATGACCTACTCTTCCACGTTCTCTACTTCTTCGAGGCTGTCGTTCTCGTTGCCGCCCTCTGCGTCTTCTTCTGCTGCTGCGGTTGCCACTTCTGATCTCTCATCttgttcttttcattcttttcatttttggtTTGGTTTCGTTTCGTTTCGTTGATGGCGGAGGAGGTGGGAGCCTGCTATCCGACGCCAATCTGGCCCGGGAGGACTCGTGTAGGCTGGATCGGGACTGGTGTTATGGGATCCGCCATGGTCAGCCATATTCTCGCCGCCGGCTATGCAGTCGCCATCTATGCTCGATCCCCAGCGAAAGTCGACCATCTACGACGCGCTGGAGCTCGATTCTTAGCCTCCCCAGCCGACGTAGCTAGATCCAGCGACGTCGTCTTCACAATGGTAGGTCACCCATCCGATGTTCGATCTGTTATTTTAGATCCCACCACCGGCGTTCTCTCATCTCTCTGCGACAACGGCGTGCTCGTCGATTGCACGAGTAGCCATCCAACACTCGCCCGTGAAATAGAAGAAGCAGCGAAGGCGAAGAGCTGCTGGTCCATCGACGCGCCAGTCTCCGGCGCCGAACAAGGGGCGAAAAATGGGAAGCTAGCGATCTTCGCGGGGGGCAACGAGGAGGTGATCGAATGGCTACGCCCACTGTTCGATTTGATGGGGAAAGCGAGGTGGATGGGCAGGGCAGGAAGCGGGCAAAGCAGCAAGATCGCGAACCAGATCGTAGTGGGAGCGAACCTGATGGGAATGAGCGAGGCAATGGTGTTCGCGGAGAAAGCGGGGCTGGAGAGAAATGGGTTCTTTGAGGCGGTGAGAAGCGGGGCAGCGGGGACGAAGGTGATGGAATTGTTTGGAGGGAAGGTAGTGGAAAGGGATTATGAGGCAGGGGCGCTGGCAGAATACATGGTGAAAGATTTGGGGATGGGATTGGATGAGGAGGGAATGGTGTTACCTGGTGCGGCATTGAATAGGCAGTTGTTTATGGGGATGGTGGCTAATGGGGATGGGAAATTGGGGATTCATGGACTTGTTACTGTGATGGAGAGGATGAATAATATCCGCAATGGTTGAGAAGGAAGGACAAAGAAAGGAAGGAGTTTCTTTCTTGTTTCCattgattaattgattgattgattaattgattgattgattacctccttgtattcttttcttgatttgactttggattttgatttggaaaaaGGCATGTATTATTATGGTGTTTTGAGTGTTGCATATGTTTTGAAGAGGGTTTTTGAAAGGTTAGTATTTCTATAGGTTTTCGTTGGGTAAGTATTGGCTAGAGTGTAGTGGCTCATCCTCCTGTTTTATTGCCCTTTGCCTTCTACCTTGTGTATGACATTTCGCTGTGTTTCAATGCAAATATGTCTCCATTCGTATGTATGCATTGGTTTGTTATGGTATGAGAGAAAttactattataattataaatatatatacatatatatttttttaataatatggacAAACCATGGATGCAaggtctcaatttttttttttttaataaattggacATATCTATGgggattttttaaatattataaaaataaaaaaaattaaaataggcATGTTCTGAATTATTTACTGATGCGCATTTTATTGGgagaaaactaaaatttttttttaaaatatgaaaaatgtgagtattttttttaaaataataataataaataaaaagaaaacaggaGATTCTCATGTTTCactttttcatttaataaaaaggaaaacagaAGAGATGCTCCCATTTTCCGCCTtttgttttaaagaatatataatatatacatatatagtatatatccgTTAGTCAATAGTTTGTGGCTTTCCCTTCTGatggttataaaaaaattttaacggCCTACTTTGTATTAAATACTGACCCATGCAAGTTTGATCattctattttgtattaattattgaTCGAGTACAATTTTGACACCCTACTTTATACCAAGTGTTGACCGGTATAGGTTTAACCATcttactttgtactaattaccaGTGTAAGTTTGACCAAAATACAGCACCCCATATTTGGCCATCCTACTTTATACTAATTATTGAATGATGCAGGTTTGATTGTTCTAATTACTGATCAATGCATATTTGACTGACCTACtttgtattaaatattttgtaataattttttaccggtgcaggtttgacggTTCTATTtcctaatattttcaaaatttatatttttttgaaaaaaattaaaggtaaaaaaaaacataacttaactattattttctaatataaatttaaaagtcCTTAACGGCAACCGTGCTGGCCTTTacgaaatttaaaaaaaaaaattgaaaacaggAGAAATTTTtacgttttcatttttttaattaaaaaaaaatagaaaactagAGAAACTTTTCcgttttctatatatatatatctatatatttttaaaataaaaaggttgAAAACGAGAAAACCCTcaaaatgtgataaataatccaaaacatgggtattttaataattttttttataatattaaaaaaaaaaaacctccatTTGGGTTAAACCCCCATAAATATCAACCTTTTTCTCCACCTTATCTCCAAACTTCCCTCCAAGGCCCCAAAAATCACAGAGGTAGAGAAGACATGGCACTTGGAGTTGCAAAGCTAGTGGCTTTTGCAATACCATCCTGTTCTACAAAGAgtcactcttcttcttctcttcttctccaacacAATGACCCTCTCCTTGGCCTTAGACCTCCCTTCAATAGCAGACAAACTGTTAGAAGAGCACCAAGAGCCTCTCTTTCTACTCCAAAGGAATCAGTCCTCAGAGCCTTCAATGAAAGAAGGGCATTAAAGGTACTTTTGATTTGCTGTAAATTATCAATTCATCAagttatgtttctttaattccTTATTTCACATAGTTGTCATATGCAGATCATCTCTGGTCTCCAAAATTTTGACAAAGAGAACATTGCCTCTGTTGTTACTGCTGCAGATAAGGTTGGGTTGTTTCTTATCAATAGCATTTCTTTGATTACAGCAATAACAacatgtatgtgtgtatgtatgtttTGTGTATATCATTCTCTCTTTAaattttgctttatcttttgtcCCTTAATTTAATTGTCCTCAACTGTTTATCCTTGAGATTATGTTGTATGTTTAGCATTAAATTCTTTGAAGAAAAACTTACgcaatttcatttaaataacaGGGAGGTGCCACTCATGTTGACATAGCTTGTGATCCAGAGCTGGTAGAACTTGCTGTGAAATTAACCTCTCTTCCGGTAATTTGtgccttaaaaaaatatatatacaatgcaaatctgatgagttttttttttccagttaTCAAAAAGTTCACTACCTCAAATCAATTGATGATAgttattgatgtttttgtttaacccACGCACACATAAGTTTATTTGAACGAAACAGATTGCTACATGATCAGAGATTTGAATGTACATCTTCGAGATGAAATTAATTCATTGTATGAATTGTCATCTTAATTGCGCATGTGATTAGTCATTTTTTAAGATATGTATGTCATACTGTAATTAGTGCAACAGTCatacttgttcttcttgttttttattgtgttaCAATGGTCGCAGGTTTGTGTCTCGTCTGTGGATCCTTCAGCATTTGCTCCTGCTGTGGAAGCAGGTGCTCAAATGGTTGGAACTTATAACTATTGATCTTCCATCATCTTGTTCATAATAgtttcaaaattattcaaacAATGTTTCATAAATACAGGTCGAAATTGGAAACTATGATTCCTTCTATGAAATGGGCATTCAGTTCTCTCCAGATCAGGTACCAATAAAAGTCTTGCTATAAGaatcattaatttataaacaaagaaataaatattatcaaacatATTCTTCTGTTTATCTTGTCTGATAAATATACAGATACTAAAgctaacacaagaaacaaagagGATTCTTCCATTCACAACACTCTCTGTCACTGTGCCACACACATTAACTCTTCCTGATCAGGTAAATGGTATAAATTTTCAAACAGAGTTTTTTAATCATCTGAATTTTTTCCCCACTAATGCTATCTTTTGTTGAAAAAGCAGGTAAAGCTAGCAGAAGCACTTGAGCAGGAAGGCGCCGACATTATTCAAACAGAAGGCGGAAAATGTTCTAATCCTTCAAAACCAGGGATTCTTGGTTTAATTGAGAAGGTATAGCATGAACATTCTGTGTAACATGTTTCAAACTAtgtcaaattattatttaatgttcaaatataatttcttgGATGAAACAGGCAACACCAACACTAGCCGCCGCATATTCAATTTCTCGAGCTGTTAAAATTCTGGTTATGTGCTCATCTGGACTTAGCTCTGTAACTGCACCAATGGCTTTGACAGCAGGAGCAGCTGGTGTGGTATGTTACTAAACTTATAAGTCATGTTGAGTCTTTAGCAATTTATTTCTGCTGATTACCGAATTGACTATCGTATGAGTACTTTAaattgtgaggctataaattaGAAACATACTCTTGACTTCATACATCACACTTCAATAGAATCAATGGAAGCAATTCATGTTTAATTATGATGGAGGATtttctaacattttttttttttataactcttACTGATCAGG
This window harbors:
- the LOC120258658 gene encoding uncharacterized protein LOC120258658, producing the protein MAEEVGACYPTPIWPGRTRVGWIGTGVMGSAMVSHILAAGYAVAIYARSPAKVDHLRRAGARFLASPADVARSSDVVFTMVGHPSDVRSVILDPTTGVLSSLCDNGVLVDCTSSHPTLAREIEEAAKAKSCWSIDAPVSGAEQGAKNGKLAIFAGGNEEVIEWLRPLFDLMGKARWMGRAGSGQSSKIANQIVVGANLMGMSEAMVFAEKAGLERNGFFEAVRSGAAGTKVMELFGGKVVERDYEAGALAEYMVKDLGMGLDEEGMVLPGAALNRQLFMGMVANGDGKLGIHGLVTVMERMNNIRNVSPPYLQTSLQGPKNHRGREDMALGVAKLVAFAIPSCSTKSHSSSSLLLQHNDPLLGLRPPFNSRQTVRRAPRASLSTPKESVLRAFNERRALKIISGLQNFDKENIASVVTAADKGGATHVDIACDPELVELAVKLTSLPVCVSSVDPSAFAPAVEAGAQMVEIGNYDSFYEMGIQFSPDQILKLTQETKRILPFTTLSVTVPHTLTLPDQVKLAEALEQEGADIIQTEGGKCSNPSKPGILGLIEKATPTLAAAYSISRAVKILVMCSSGLSSVTAPMALTAGAAGVGVGSAVNKLNDLIAMIAEVRSIADALGLPITYVSEEQRTAYY